In the Salmo trutta chromosome 13, fSalTru1.1, whole genome shotgun sequence genome, CTGTTACAGTTTCCACTCTGTTTAAGCTATTTACCAGGAAATCCTGTCCACgttattattataatacatattttagGTACATGAATAAAGTCAACTTTCTGTGACAGTCTATCGAAATTCTTTAAGCTTAAGCTAAGAGATCCTATTTCCTGATCTGATCTCAAGGAAATaaccacagaaacacacattcTGATCACATCATTGCTCTTAATTCTCATAGCTCTTAATTCTTTGTCTGAACTTGTATTTCCTGTTATGTTAGtttcagggatgcaaactggtgacagcccaaaaaggtgacactgaaacatgcaaTACATCCCTGCTAGGTGGGAATACtggttttaactaattaaacaacaaataatgtaatctacatgatcagtctctgtgtgtaaaataaaaagtggttcatGTGAACCGaactcacagctaaaaaatgTAACGAAAGCAAtctaatgttatttgttgcctagactttactgcaaattaCATATAACAGGACGCTCGtcaccacgacagcctttataacaGGACGCTCGtcaccacgacagcctttataacaGGACGCTCGTCgtcacgacagcctttataacaGGACGCTCGtcaccacgacagcctttataacaGGACGCTCGtcaccacgacagcctttataacaGGACGCTCGtcaccacgacagcctttataacaGAACGCTcgttaccacgacagcctttataacaGAACGCTcgttaccacgacagcctttataacaGAACGCTcgttaccacgacagcctttataacaGAACGCTCGtcaccacgacagcctttataacaGAACGCTCGtcaccacgacagcctttataacaGAACgcttggagagaaaaaaacatctttaagtagaaatagaatgaaacaaaacagGGATTCTATTGTTgttctattatagtggccactatagtagacattgatcaagtgcacaaggctacatgtgtgcaaaaataacattcactgagtaaaacatgtaataatcCCCCCTCACTCACACGTGTTACACTGTCAAATTCAACACAACTAAAacaatatctttgggctacactgcaggttattacattgtacactttctgcctgtggacatctctTCTATGTTCCAGCAGAGCATGATACCTAttgttggcataattgatctGTTTCAGGCAGAGTACACCTGGCATAGCCCTTTTTATTGAAAaggtgagaaagagggaaagtgtgtggtgttcctttcacctctatagtggAATCCATCTTAAGCCAGAcccagctccagctacacttgatccctgaatccacCTCCACAAGCAACACCTCATTTTCaactaattctctcattctgaaaattaaccacatactTTAGAGGGGAAATATTAGTTCACAGATAGTAGTTAGTTCGTTtgctagttaacatttcacacagattgccagggttCAGGAAGCAACTAACGCGTTATAACTTGACgaacggcaaggagtcgtataccagttaatactatagcaaATTGGTcaggttactaacgttagctcatctgatgttgtaacgttagctgtctgactttatgagccagctaattttcacaccataaactcaataatttgatcagttaagttggctaatgttgctcaacatttctctggctagctaacggagaattcgatccagctagcaagatacttcacaatgctaacaatacttgttccaccacaccGTCTCCttcacctcaaactttccaaatgccagttgtttttcagtttttttgcggttacagctcatgaagtactgcttcatcaccttctcaccccgGTCTCCGTGGTCAGGCCTCTCACCTACAGTACCTCTTCGTTATCGTTCAGGGGACGCGCTGCTGTAAGTTAACTGGCCAACTGTCTTTCAGAGCGCAGGCTGATGCTGTAACTAGTAAGTTGGtcgtctcttctctcttcagtcgTGTGCTGCATTCTATTATGTCAAATGATTGGCTGAGCCTAGGAAGTAGGTCACCTACTTCGGATTcaaaaggtgactagtttgcatccctgtaGTTTTGAGGGAACCATGTAGGAACTAAACAGAGCTAGGTAGGAACTAACCTGTTGTTGGACTTGTTCTTCTCCATCTGTTCAATCTGGTGCACATGCCAGTCCTCCAGCTCTTTCTTGGCCTTCTCTTTCCACTCAGCCTCTGCAGCCTTGGACGCAGAGTCTTCAGGGTTCACATTACACACAGGGTGATGGTATGATCAATACACAATCAACAGAACAAGGCACAGTACCAGGGTCCTATTCAGTAGGAACGAAGTGGAAGCAAACAGGTGGAAATGGGGAggactacctgaatttgtccaataataataatagcttgttttccgttgcaaaaacgttttgctacggtgtgcactaatgaatactaCCCAGGATGAAACGTTTTAGTCCACAATGCATTGTATGAGCTACAGAGGATGGTGCTCTTTTCTCAGGAGATCAACTATAGAGTCAATACAGCAAGAACAAGCCCAACTCCAGCATACCATACAGGACATGACACTGAGTGGAACCCAAATGAAGGGTGGTtcacacacagaaatagacagactaatcaacttcaccccccccccccccccctcaggtcTTTATTTCGCTTTTTAGCTGGTAGGGGAAAATGTGACATTTAGGTGTCAATGTGGACAATGAGTGGACATAATACTGCATGTATCGTAGTGGTAGAGACTGTATGTATCGTAGTTATAGGTAACTCTGAAGTAGCTCTCTGTCCAAACtggtaacctattccctacatagtgcactacttttgaccagagccctatggaccctggttaaaagtagtgcactatatagggactagggtgccatttggggcacactATAGTCTCTGCTGTTTACTTACCTAGTTGCTCCAGCCGTGCCTTCTGCTCCTCCCTCCACTTACGCAGGCTCTCAGGCTCTGCTCTCAGAGAGTCCACCTGGGCGATGGCCGCATAGCTGTCCGATGGACCGTTGGACTCCTGGGGGGAGAAGAACCAGGTCCAGGCATGAGACATAAGGACCACCAGtcataggctgcgtttacacaagcagcccaattctgatctaaTGCCAATTATATAGTTTCCAACAGGCcgatattctacatagtttagcgcagaaaacatggtaattaactacaatgaccataaatCCATTGTGCGCCCGCTTAAACTTGTCCGGTCTGTGCGGAGCAGACATGGAGATAAAAAGAGAACGAGCGATCGAGAGGGATAAAAAGCAATTGCTTCGCgagcctgaaaatacatgatctaagggATTGATAGTTGGCATTCAGCAGTCATAATAGTAGGTCTTATTTACTTTGAATAtctactaaaataatgatttatgTCAGACAGCAGCTATATAGAGATGAGGCCTTGGAATGAAACAAAGGAATCAAATAAAACGAATATTTTATAAAGTAAAattaataaatgatggttaataagtgataagcagtaattgACAGTCACTACAATCTTGGGACtattattcattgttttattctgtgttgttacagcattcatcccacataatgcatttaatgtctacaaataataaataaaaactgaaatccgtgattattattattattttttaataatcTAACTGAAACTGACCTCAAGAAGCACCAATTGCTCAGCACTAATAAGGCATGAGGACCACCAGGTGATTCAATAGTAACAGCTGGACACTGAGGAGCAAATGCAGAAATGCTGCTGAACTTCCTGATTTGGACTCGTTTAGATTTGGCTCATTAAGAAATACCAGGAGCCATGACAATTCAAaagtgtcttgtgtgtgttcgcAGGAGGGAAGAGTTAGCCAAATTCTTTCACCAATTAGCTTCAGCCAACTGGTGTGCAATCGTGGCAAAATAGGTTTAACTTTGGATTGCCTATctctggggctagttagggaccgttTATAAATTAGTGTAAATGAGAccatattttcatgttgcacacctttttatttctcattaaatgctttcaatatctGTATATTAATTTCTACAATGTATAGTTGGTTTGAGATTTTTAAGTAATTGAAATGTGGAGGAATTGGAATTTTAACCTGTAAgttacaggatcggtgtcccgttcctcgggacagttgagctaacgtaggctaatatgattagcatgatgttgtaagaaacaaaaacaattcccaggacatagacatatcggATATGGGCAGATTTACATGTTAACAATTCACTTACCATTGACAAAGAGGTATCTATTTCAGGTATGTTCTCATCTGCTATAAGTACAGCCTCACTTACAAAACTAACCTACAATAAAACATATCcaagaacattttattttatatgaATGTGAATTCCCATTAGGAGTGTTATTGTCTTACCAGTTCAAACATGTCTCCGTTTACCGTGGCTGCTGATGCCTCTGCAAACCCAGCATCTGGCAGACGAAACAAAGAAACGGCTTTAAACAAACATATGACATGCTTTACATTATTCTGACCTTGCTAGTCATCATTTGCTTTCGAGGGGTGGATAGATAAGCGACAAGAATGCAGAAACACCTGCTTGGGTAGTAACGTAAACTAGCACCTATATTGGCTAGTCTAATTTAGCCTGAGGATTAACTTCAATACATTTTACACAATCACATCCAAAACTAAGTTTATCGGACAAACTTGAGTCATTATTCAACTCAGGGGTGTGGTGTGTTGCTGCTGCTCGAACTAACCTTACTGTTTACACTGACAGCTGTCAATcaactaactagctaacgttagcttgtttgctaacgttagcttgtttGCTAACTAAAAGCcaggctaacttagctagctaactaactaactaagttGTCTGGTAATAATTAACTACCTAGCTATGGTACTAATAAAAGTtactttttttttgtcttaatttaTGTACTTCTAGTTAGGAGTTAGTTGTAGTTAACATGCTAACTTAGcatagctagcaacttaccgtaTTCTCCAGTAGCAGGTGAATCCGCTGCCGGTGGTTGTTCAACGGATCCTTCCAAAGCTCCCGGTCCTCCGCCGCCGTCGTCGTTATTCTCTATCACCGCTATTTCGCTCTCTTGCTGGGCTAAGAAAGCTGCTGCAGGGTCCACATCGACAGGCAACACTCCGTTCACAGATGCGAAACCGAAATCTGCATCAGCCATCTTCAACCAAAAAAAGTGAAATGTAGCTTGCTAACGTTATAATTATTGATTGTTATCTCTATCAATTAATTCAGCTGAGAGAGGAGTTATGATGATGGATATATCTGAATCATGCAACTCTTAACTGAGCTTTTCAATGAACGGTTGTCAGCTAATAGAATAATGAATAAGGACTAATGTTAGCAAGCTTCTTCTGTCTGTGATGATTCATTATTGCTCACTTTCAATTTGCCTGGTCTGCCACATCGTTCTTCCAACCTTTTGTGTTTATTAGGGTGTGTCTCTATCTGCTGGACAAACCTAGAAATACACTCCTATTTCCCAACTGGTATCTATCTGaagcagtgttgccaactcctctcagtaaggaaagtagctattgtctgtcctaaaagtcgctaaaTCATCTAATTTGTATAATTGtccatgtaattgtgatggacgctgtaggagagaggaataatgtcgtgggagagacaaaaaagTGAGTtaaaaaaacaccctaaatatgtttagaactacaaatgaactttcttctgtcgattcttttttttttttttatgtcacaattccaaccctcctcctctatccgggcttgggacctacaaaagtgacccaaaagagacactctggAGGTGTTACctagtttttatttaattttttagtttagttttcttaatttggtttggtttttaaccttatggtccacttaggagcctacaacaagtcacTGTAAAACATAAACATTTTTAACCATAAATTTTTTTTTGTACACAGTCTACATTtacaatctaaatggaccaaaaagagacaatagaaaaaactgtcaatggcaatgtgagaaaatgatggtaactagtctggccctaattcaggttaatagtttttttttctccagacccccctccacacacacacaggctgtgctGTCTCACAGAAAGAGTGGGTCATCGTCATTTTGGTCAAGGCTCTCTATGGCAGGTTCAGCAACTGAGGGAGCTGACTTAAATGAGTAAGCAGCTGATGTGCCAAAAAGCTGCAAAACATTATCAGGCAGCTGGTGCTCATAGCAAGCCTCACCAGACAGCTTCAGTCCATATCGAATGTACAGGATGGAGTTCAGGGTCTGCAAGGACATCCGTTTTCTAAATTTGCTTTTTACCACGCTCATCTGGATGAATACTCTCTCGACTTCAGCATTCGAGTGTGGCAAggacaacacagacacagcagccaTGGCAAGTTCTCGAAACGGGTTGATATCAGCTGCGTCCCTGAACTTCCAAATCTCACTCCAGAAGCCCAGTGTGTTTTTTTGTCTCATTCCATTTACTAAGATGGATGGCACGCCATTGCTGGACAATCTTGTCTATCTCTGCAGGGGAGTAGCCAATGAGCTTGgctatttttttatatttctcCAGGGCTCTTATTGTGCTTTAGAGTTTCCTCCACATTGAAAACTGACATGTACTGCAATGCTTCGATGTTGTCCGACAGTCTCACCCTCAACtcattagtgagggagatggtgaagGCTACACACCGCTTTCGGACATTGTTTTCATCCTCAGGCGCAAGGTGGAGCTCAGCTGCCTTTGACTCAAAAAGGTAACCAAGGTTACGGTTTGGGGACTGAGGTATCCATCTATTGGCCCTTTGAGTACATCAACATTTGCCAGTGGATTCAGCACCCTGCTGCTCACAGACTTGATCAGGCTAACCAAGCTGTCAAGTACTTGCTCTCCCTCAAAAGCCTTGATGGCCAAATGTACCTCACCCAGCACTGACTTCAAAAAAGTCAGATCCAATATGTTTTGAGGATCACTGTACATGGAGTATAAAACCTCAGCCATGTAGCAGTGTTCACTGGACTTGGTGACTGCGAAATGCAGTCTAAGCAACTGCCACTGGTCCAAAATGTGTGAAACCGCGGGTTCAATGGAGAGCCAATGTGTGGCACACACCTTGGTTATCTGTAAAGGTTTCTCCCCACAGTTGATGGTCTCATATATGTCCTTGTAGGCCTCCCTGCGCTGTGGAGACACTGAAAACCAGTTATATAAGTCTATCGTACCAAGTACTCTACACTACGGGGGATGGTGCCATTGGAAGCATGACTTACAGCAAGCTGCATAGAGCGGCACACACAACGAATAACAACCAGATATTTGAGGCCATACTCCTCCTTCAGCACTTTATGGACCCCATTGTTAATCCCCGTCATAACCAAAGCATTGTCAGTCCCTATGCccaggagtttctcttttttaagacaacacttctcggggaaagccacaacagcacgggctatagatttggcatcttctccctccaactcaacaagccccagaaatgttgatacaattgtctgcttggtgtcactaaagtaccttatcacaacccccaggtacttagaaacacttacatcCATGGACTCATCaaggaggaggctgaaacgctggtcacccacatctgcgaccaactttttcagaaagtatggtgctagaacaccattaatcatttctctgcactttgtcctgtgcattttgaagtgggtagcagcagtggagtctgagaaagcagctctacatgcttctccaatgtgatcacatggcagcatggaacagtgttcagCGATAGCTAATGTCATGGTGGCCTCAGCCTTTTTTGCAGAGTCAATTTTTTAAACCATAAATGGCAGCTTGTTTTGGGTGGAACTGTTATAAGGCTTTGCCTTTTGAGTATGTTTTtgagttgtcatgtgtttttttacatcactaagtttggcgtagaaatcagccttacaatacaggcagtatgcccgtgtatcatctccaataaacggcttcaaccagcctttgaattcagggtttgattcccactcactcctttctgtatttttgagtgtacagtttagactgagacatgatgagctagccagctagatgtttagcttatgtcacagagaggcacacacacagtggacaaggtgagtaagtgactgaggctgtgtgagtcaaatgcagtgatttattttagacaaagaacattttacatccctccctgaatgtaagccagggcgggatcagccagTGGCGGCTTCCCACATGAGCGATTaatttgcagtctggacgcggaggggtgaacatctcctgctctgactgcagctgggagggactgctgcgtgaggactgggctgcctgtgagtgctttgggacggaggtggggcccacggcagcacccgctgctcgttgagaagagtaagaacgatacgtgctttcacgtcagagtctccaataacaccagaaaaagtcgctagatttgtcgctagtcgatttctttgaaaatgtgtcgctagaggggtctgaatactcgctaaatatagtgacaaagtcgctaagttggcaacTGATCTGAAGTAAATGTTTTCTTCTCGCCTATTAGACTATTATTTATGAACCTTTTCTATTTGTTAGTATAGAATAGTATTGGAATAGAATATAATTAGAATGCAATAcaacaaaatattgttattttataaTTTCAAAAGTGTCCGTGGAAAATAAAACCTTTCTGTATAATCAGAGTGATAATTTGTTGGTCATGTGGGGCAATTGATTGCAATTTTTTTGTCGCCTTTACATATTTCAGAATAAATGGGAAATAGAGAACATAAGGGAAA is a window encoding:
- the LOC115205768 gene encoding clathrin light chain B-like isoform X2 — its product is MADADFGFASVNGVLPVDVDPAAAFLAQQESEIAVIENNDDGGGGPGALEGSVEQPPAADSPATGEYDAGFAEASAATVNGDMFELESNGPSDSYAAIAQVDSLRAEPESLRKWREEQKARLEQLDSASKAAEAEWKEKAKKELEDWHVHQIEQMEKNKSNNRASEEAFLSEADSDSPGTEWERVACLCDFNPKTNKTAKDVSRMRSVLIALKQTPLVR
- the LOC115205768 gene encoding clathrin light chain B-like isoform X1; protein product: MADADFGFASVNGVLPVDVDPAAAFLAQQESEIAVIENNDDGGGGPGALEGSVEQPPAADSPATGEYDAGFAEASAATVNGDMFELESNGPSDSYAAIAQVDSLRAEPESLRKWREEQKARLEQLDSASKAAEAEWKEKAKKELEDWHVHQIEQMEKNKSNNRLADETFYKHPSSQVINFVASEEAFLSEADSDSPGTEWERVACLCDFNPKTNKTAKDVSRMRSVLIALKQTPLVR